The region TAAGAGGGCTCGAAATTAACCACTCTTTGCAGATGAGCCACAATGAGATGTAGTGTTCAAAAACGTTACTGcgacattcataaatctatttttgacatcaatacgtcactttgcgacccctttatgtACCGAATTACCGATtagtaacagtagactttcgaaaaaccaagaaaattttttcttggttttttgggttttggagcccattttccccttgaggggtttgtaaattttccttgttaaatataaaaatcctaaaGACGTTGCAACTTGTATTGAGTCACCTCAAGCATACtccttatggtattttctatgttccccTGCCTCTTGCCTTCACTTACTGCTGCAGAAATGTTAGagacaacgattttatttcatgagacttttttgaaattttttggttattgatgaaaatgtgcaataaGAGATCTGTTTTACAGCGATTGGTGAGCAGGTAGATtcgggaacatagaaaataccataaggagtatgcttgaggtgtctcaatgcaagttgcaacgtctttaggatttttatatttaacaagggaaatttacaaatccctcaaggggaaaatgggctccaaaacccaaaaaaaccaagaaaaaactttcttggtttttcgaaagtctactgttactgtacGGTATTCGGTacataaaggggtcgcaaagtgacgtactgatgtcaaaaatagatttatgaatgtggcagtaacgttttCGAACACTGTCGTAAGTTTTCCTGTTGAGTGTTACATTGAAACGAATGCAGGAATAATCATCTTGCACAGCCGCGAATGTCCATTTGCAATTTCGTTCTTCTCTTGTTGCGTTAGACCAAATCGCTATTTTCGTTGTCGTATTTGGCCAGCCCAACTGTGTTTAGGTCTTTCCCTTTTACGCACGTGGGGATTGTCTATGGAAAGGGTTTTTCTTGAAACATTGCTTTCATCTTGAGAATGGATTTTAGCGAACCAGTCTTACACAAtacacaataaattttcatttttttttcttttatttattctttcatatataataataattaactataatataaaatgacatttttgtttatttgcatTTCTATATAGAcgtgtgtgtgttgtgtattGTATAATGTATGAATTGCATCttggatttttgtttattataataataattttcttttatactGCTACTCTCAAACAATTAATTACAataatattaacaaaaaaatatatttataataatttcattaataaaataatcatcataataataaacaatgaaaaaaaaaacactttatcACCGCATTCACATATTTAACATTACGATTTCTTTATTGTTATATTATAGTTATGAGTTTgctaatttaatttgaaagatttttcgattttttattttacttttaattttctttgctTCATTTTATACCTTTCattttttcgctttattttatacattgagaataaatcatttcaaaaaatatttcaatctgAATTTATCACTTAAATAGAATTCTATTTTTTGCCTATACTTTTGAACCTAATATTTAATTTGtcggaaagtaaattttaattttgacgcGCTTCATCGATTGATTATGATTGTATAATAAAAACTGATTTACTCTTCGTTTCGGcgcgattttcctaatttataattttaattattatttttttttactatgcACAAAAGGATCTTataatttgttcatttttgacattttagtATTCAGATTCTTgggttaaataaaaaaattattacccAAAAATTCATTGGATTAGTTTACATTTACTTCCTTAACGGATCCAGACTTTCCAGAGTAAAATCATCGGCGGAAAAGCCAATTGATTTGCTGAAGTTGTTCTGCAAAGATGAAAAGGATCAaatatttagatggatttcaatggcaaaattaatttttttgtttcaaaaaaatttacacaaaaagctattttattattaataaaattgttgtattgcttggtcagctattttatttgttaagcGTGCCGTATATGCGTGGCTATGTGAAGCGAGGagtgcaaaaattaaatttgcagaGTTAATATAACAAATGCAGTGTTTAAGCGTGCTTGCTATAATTAAtgttatattttttatatagTTTGTTCACATAGAACCCAGTTAttattcatatatatatactcTTCTTGGACTATAATACCGTCTTGAACAGTCAACTTGTTACGAATTTagtcaattttgtaaaagtttaaATCCCCAAAAAGTCATATTTTAGTGGTAGAAACCTAACAACGGTACAAAACGGGCAATAGCCCTAAATGACTTGGTTCATTCTCAGTAGATAGGCAGAACTACAAGTTGCGGGGAGAATATCCCAGTCACCAATGCTTAGTAGAAAGTAGCAATTTTTATCGCGATTACAGAaagatttaaattgaaataaatttcatctcGTGAACGAAGAACTGAAGGACGAATGAATACTGGTAGAAGGTAGAACCCATAAGCACAGATTTCAGTACTTGACATTGATGCAGGCtagtttttcatttcactAAATGCGAAGAGTTTTAGATACTAAAAGTTTAGGTACTGAAGTGATGTTATtgacctgtcacatacggcaaTCCATTTGTTATCTATAACGACGACAATAATAATGACATGCTCTGTATcccttatatagtaaaatgcatgttaaaatattgaagtacaagatttgaaatcaacagattaaatatactttgatcgactgaagtaatagatccgataataatactggtcaaaTGCTTGTCGTCTATAACAGGTTAACTTTCAAAAAGCTTTTACGAATCTTTGAGCTCTTGGTCAGTAAAAACTTAGAAGACTCTTCAactttcaatggaaaattgtcaGTTTATCCAACACTGTTATTCAGACTCTCAATATTTGAAAAGATCACCATTAAGTTCAAAAGCAAATATTGGATGGTCTAGCACTCAATAAAATTGAGAACGTGTTACTCTACGATAACTTGGGCGGTCGTAGCGTCTTTGTTAGTTACACCATGCCAATTAATTCAATGTGCGTCAGTACTCTAATATTATATACAAAAGGTAGGCGAACCGCAGCATAGTCGTTAAAACTGTTATTTTTGCTCTTTGTTACGAAAACCTACCGCTTCATTAGTTCTTACATGCACTTTGCTATTTAATGCAACGCCATCTCTAGAGCTCATCGCATATTTTTGTGACAAGGTTTTTGTCATCTTTATCGTTAACAGATATTTATAGGCGTAAAGAgcatgcaaaatattttaaaaaaggacagaaaaagcataaaatttatgaaaacatCGCTTGAGCTCATTACCTTCCCATTCACGACATCCTTCTTAAAAGCGTTCGTTTCAGTCAGTTTATTATTTGTGTAGTCATGCTTAGATTTACCAAATTCACTAAACGCAGCAGCTGCGGCGTCcttaaacaaattcaaatcaacAGTCTTCATTTCACCGATTTCCTCTCCAATCTCCACTCGATTCATTTCCAATGTTGAACTACGAAACGCATCATATTTTCCGTGTCCATTCGATTCTAATCCACTGTTCATCATTAACCCGTCGGACGTTGCAAACGGATTCACTTGACTGGCATAGCCAATTCCATTCGATTCACTGATCGGTGGATTGGTCGACTGATTGATTGTCATGAATGGATTGGGCATTTCGTAGCTTATACCGGATTGGTTGAATGACGCATCGAAAGCATCTGTTGATGTGCTGGAAATCATTGACAGTCCCAAGCTGTTGATACTGGTCGTGGTGTCGTTAAAATTAGTTCCGGATTTGTTGAACGGATTGGCTTCGCCGGTGGTGATCGATGAATTTGGTATTGATTCGAATGAACTTGAGGAAAGATTAAATGCACCATAACCGATAGTGGCCTAATTTGAAAGTGAGTTTTAGTGGTTACAGAAAGACTCTTTAATAGAGAGTGGAAGAAGGTAATTAAAGTATTTAAGAAATAGCTCTTCATTCACTGTTAGCTGTTGAACCACCATcacaatttttcgataattgaaGCGGAAACGACGACAAGTTTTGCTTGAATTCACACTTGCACCAGAGTAACATTTTGACTGTTTCATTCGTTTTCAATGTGATCGTGTTCCCTTCAATCATTCGAAACTCTTGTGACAGCAGTGCAACGGCTTCTTTCTCGCTAAACTATTACATTCTATGATACCAAACTACCAAACCAATTTAATGTAAGCCATGCAAAAAGGTCATCTATTCCGTTCGACCAGAAGTCGAACAACATAAGAAGACTAATGCTTACTACTATCAAACACCCATCCTGCTGTTCCCTACATAAGCATAAACTACGCGACCACTTACTTCGAACGAATTCGTTTGCATGGCATTGAATGGTGTTGATCCGAACAAATCTTGACTGGAATTGTTATTGATCAcattgctgttgttgttgttgttaatttgTGATGGAGTGCTTCTTCGCGGAATTGATGCTTTTGGTGGTGGAGCCACTGAAAAATTGAGGTTCGAGTTCAGTTACAATTATgagaataaaatgttttataatttCCAACTCACATAAAGGCGGCGGACTAACTTGATGCCCATTCATTGTACCATTAACGCCATTCGTATGGTTTACGGGATGGGTGAATAAGTGTTGACCCATTGTTTTCGGTGGCTCGAAGCCGAAGAAAtcattggaaattttgttgCCATTTCCGTTCAACGATGCCGTCGTCGACGATGAATTGGTCTCACATTCGTCAGCTCGCGGATCAAAATCACTGTCCGAGTCCGAGTTCAACAGCAGACCCTCCAATTTCGTTCCGACGCTCGGCTTTAGCGCTTCCAGTGTGCTgttgatttgattttgtatATTTCTAGGTGGAACGAGTGGCGCAAAATGTTTTGGTGACGTTTCAATTAGCAGTTGGTCATCGTTATTCGGTGTTGAGACATCGATACCTTGAAGGAAAATCGGTTTTGTTACTGGCTGACTTCGGAAGACACCAAGCCATTCCATCTTACCAAGATCCGGTGTCTTACTACCGTTCATACTGGCCACATGATTGTCTAGTCCATTTTGTTGCGGAACTTCTAAGATGTCCCGCAAGCCGTGTCTCAGTAACAGTCTATCCAAATCAGACTTCGGTAAAATTTCTACTAAATCTTTCAATCGTTGCCGATAGGCTGATACAGTACTCTCCAGCTGCTTATTTTGACTTTGTAGTTTTGTGATTTCCGTTCCTTTACCATTATCGGTCATGTAACGCCTGGAACAGATTGAAATAAGTTAACAAAATTGTTCGAATCGTTTCACTCTATCCGTCATACCTATAAGCTAATTCAAATGCTTGTCCAATCGTCAATGTGATATCGGACGCTAATTTACTCGATACAAATACAAAACATTCATGACTTTCATCCGCGTGATTAGTGGTTATCGTAGATGTGTCACCATTTGGCACTGAATTGTTGGTTTTggcaataaaactaaaaagtgaaaaaaaaagaaacgaattaGTTCGAGGTACATTTGAAAGTGAGTGTAAAATTGACTTTGACAATGACCCCTGACCCAATTTAAAGATATGTGACCGACTGATCGACGCCGCTTgaagcgtcaacaaaacgtaGTTTATGTTTTGTTAGTTTGAAAAGGGCTTGCGAGGAACATTAAGCTTAGTttcaaaatctaaaaattttcgtatttgACTCAAGTTTTGCAAAAGTTCAAAGATCCAAGCAATTTGATTGTAATAAGCGGCCTGAAGACTGAATGCTAGCAAAAACAATCAGAAGTCAACTAGTGCAACAAGTAAGCGAGAAATTCGATTACTTTCCGTTCTGATTGATTTGATGGCTTCATTATGCTGACTAATCGTTAAATTaagatattatcgttatttccAAAAAAGACTGGCCCAGTGAAAGCTCAAACGAAGCCTTTGTTGAAAAACGCTGTTTTTCCTctggaaaaagttggaaatttcattttctcaggTGAACAACGCCATCGAAATACGACTTCCAACTTTTCTCCctctcgttgaacaaataactatttttaagTGTATTACGATGAACCCCTTTAACCTACAACATTGCGACCAACGAAACTTACCTAAAGAACTTCTTAACTCCTTTCTCGTCGGCACAATACGATATGTTGTGTAACGGGAATTGATGTAAAACTTTCTGTGCTCTTGGTTCCTAGAAATTGTTGAAATCAATAATTGTATGGTAAAACCACTAAGGTCAATTACAACTTACCTGCACAGCAACACCATCAACACTAATTGTAATCTCAACCTTTTTCGTCTTGAAATTGTTTCCCGATTCAGCTTTTTTCAACTGTTGAGCAAACTGAAGTCTTCTGATTGCATCTTTGACGGTCTCGATACCCTTTGCCTGATCCACAGGTGTACATCCAAGAAACTACGGAGGAAAAGTGTCCGGATTTAGACTAAGTAACACTTAAGtaagtaaaatgaaatgtgGTACGGAATGCTTCCAATTGTGGTTGTTTACGATACAACGCACGGTTTGTAATTTGACACATTTTCAGCAACAAATTATCTCGTCAATTGGATCAATGAAAGTCTTTTTATGCTTcgatttaagaaaattaaacattCAGCGAGTTAATATGCGAACCCATTGAACTATATATTCATAATTCGGTTCAAACTTAGTCAAATGAAACGTATACACACTCGTACAACGCATAATATACATTTCTCGGCTTTAATTTCACTTAAACTATCGTTAACGTCATGCACAAAGAAAGAAACGTTAAAACACTTACTTTGACTAGATAAGCAACATGGCCATTAACTAAAGCATCCGGGGCATGAAGCCAATTCttatttttaccattttttgtttcgttattCTGATTTTGATTagcattttgtttgttccaaAACATAAGCTTATTATTGGACATGGCTTACGATCACTAAACCGACACTATTTCTATCTGgaaaaaataaagagaaaatttcgttatcgGACAATGTACATTATGCAgaaataaacataaatattttaaaggcGTTTATGCCTAACATACACAACACATACACCAC is a window of Bradysia coprophila strain Holo2 unplaced genomic scaffold, BU_Bcop_v1 contig_350, whole genome shotgun sequence DNA encoding:
- the LOC119080691 gene encoding PTB domain-containing adapter protein ced-6; its protein translation is MSNNKLMFWNKQNANQNQNNETKNGKNKNWLHAPDALVNGHVAYLVKFLGCTPVDQAKGIETVKDAIRRLQFAQQLKKAESGNNFKTKKVEITISVDGVAVQEPRAQKVLHQFPLHNISYCADEKGVKKFFSFIAKTNNSVPNGDTSTITTNHADESHECFVFVSSKLASDITLTIGQAFELAYRRYMTDNGKGTEITKLQSQNKQLESTVSAYRQRLKDLVEILPKSDLDRLLLRHGLRDILEVPQQNGLDNHVASMNGSKTPDLGIDVSTPNNDDQLLIETSPKHFAPLVPPRNIQNQINSTLEALKPSVGTKLEGLLLNSDSDSDFDPRADECETNSSSTTASLNGNGNKISNDFFGFEPPKTMGQHLFTHPVNHTNGVNGTMNGHQVSPPPLLAPPPKASIPRRSTPSQINNNNNSNVINNNSSQDLFGSTPFNAMQTNSFEATIGYGAFNLSSSSFESIPNSSITTGEANPFNKSGTNFNDTTTSINSLGLSMISSTSTDAFDASFNQSGISYEMPNPFMTINQSTNPPISESNGIGYASQVNPFATSDGLMMNSGLESNGHGKYDAFRSSTLEMNRVEIGEEIGEMKTVDLNLFKDAAAAAFSEFGKSKHDYTNNKLTETNAFKKDVVNGKNNFSKSIGFSADDFTLESLDPLRK